A genomic region of Solanum dulcamara chromosome 2, daSolDulc1.2, whole genome shotgun sequence contains the following coding sequences:
- the LOC129874896 gene encoding E3 ubiquitin-protein ligase MPSR1-like, giving the protein MASESESASLMENLMNSRNRDPSLFLPFILSFTNNSNSPNPVQDSSNPDQETRESTTRSEFSDRIILVNPLTQSMVIMETRTSSTLETFMNELMSKEGQPPASKASIDALPSVVICEESEKGECVVCLDELGIGGLVVKEMPCKHRFHGNCVEKWLKIHGSCPICRYKMPEEDGDSNNKSENRGRRREIWMSFSVGNERRSEENGNNQTVSANFSSENEHDHAPEA; this is encoded by the coding sequence ATGGCTTCAGAATCGGAGTCAGCTTCGTTGATGGAGAATTTGATGAATTCCAGAAACAGAGATCCTTCTTTGTTTTTACCTTTCATTTTATCCTTCACGAACAATTCAAATTCACCAAACCCAGTTCAAGATTCATCTAACCCAGATCAGGAAACAAGGGAATCAACAACCCGATCTGAATTTTCCGATCGGATCATACTCGTAAACCCGTTAACCCAAAGTATGGTTATAATGGAAACCCGTACATCTTCTACCTTGGAAACTTTTATGAACGAATTGATGAGTAAAGAAGGCCAACCACCAGCTTCCAAAGCATCAATTGATGCATTACCAAGTGTTGTGATTTGTGAAGAAAGTGAAAAAGGGGAGTGTGTGGTTTGTTTGGATGAATTGGGAATTGGTGGTTTGGTAGTGAAAGAAATGCCTTGTAAGCATAGATTTCATGGTAATTGTGTTGAAAAGTGGTTGAAGATTCATGGGTCGTGTCCAATTTGTAGGTATAAAATGCCAGAAGAAGATGGTGATTCGAACAATAAGAGTGAAAATCgaggaagaaggagagagaTTTGGATGAGTTTTTCTGTTGGAAATGAAAGGAGAAGTGAAGAGAATGGTAATAATCAAACAGTTTCAGCTAATTTCAGTTCAGAAAATGAACATGATCATGCACCAGAGGCTTAG